The segment AGGAATCAGGAAAGGAGATACCCTTGAAGGTCCTTTGTTCAGAAGGATTTTATGCTGTGTTTCGAGCTCCTGCAGCCCCCCCATACCAGAGCCGACCAAGACCCCTGCCTTTGTTTTATCGCAGGTATCTAAATTGAGTGATGCGTCTTTTGTTGCATAAATAGCGGCAACGACTGCGAATTGTGCAAAACGGTCCAATCGGCGTGCTTCCTTGGCGTCAAACCATTCGGTTTCGTTAAAATCGCTGGCCTCTCCACCAAATTTTACCTCAAAATTTGAGGTGTCAAACAAAGTGATAGGTTTAACACCGCTTTTTCCTTCGCACAATGCAGGCCAGATTCGATTTATTTCGAGTCCCAGTGGAGTAACTGCGCCGATACCTGTAATGACAACCCTTCGCCGTTCCTGCATATTATGTATGTTCCTCTATATATTTAATAGCATCCCCTACGGTACGGATCTTTTCTGCATCTTCATCAGGAATATTCATATCAAAGGCATCTTCAAATTCCATAATCAGCTCAACGGTATCTAAAGAATCTGCCCCCAAATCATTAATAAATGAAGTTTCACTGGTGATCTGTTCAGTTTTTACTCCCATTTGTTTTGTAATAATTGCTTTTACCTTCTCTTCAATTGATGACACGGTTCATTACCTCCCTATCTAAATTAAA is part of the Candidatus Jettenia sp. AMX2 genome and harbors:
- a CDS encoding acyl carrier protein, encoding MSSIEEKVKAIITKQMGVKTEQITSETSFINDLGADSLDTVELIMEFEDAFDMNIPDEDAEKIRTVGDAIKYIEEHT